A section of the Gloeocapsa sp. DLM2.Bin57 genome encodes:
- a CDS encoding chloride channel protein, whose amino-acid sequence MSTKTPSSPHILVTSTLKSFSLSYRLTQLLNQLQPSPEIIFFISAFLIGGISGLGLVIFSVLIEVFQNLSFNVLLSYLSVLGYGTLVLIPILGGAIVGLLYWLYPNFNNYNCLKDNLTQVSPQLILTKCLGAAISLGTGASLGPEGPSVEIGGNVGLLLAQLLRVSQKRAQLLMSAGAAAGFAAGFNAPIAGVFFALERVLGTSFTTPAASIIMLAAVVAATISRVFLGIHPGLILPTYQVLNQWEFFLYLGLGVLAGFLSLVYTQSIKFAKVRFQNLKHLPLWLKPMLGGVSVGLAGLFLPQVLGIGYGTLEVILSGTNFSIPYLGTILTVKLLVTVICLGSGLVGGIFAPALFLGACLGAIYGQVLGVILPGEMGIIAPPAAYAMVGMAALLAGSVKAPLTAIILLFELTQNYLIILPLMAAVGTSIWIVYLVEAQPMVQTLNFPEMGINLNQDTELDILKNVSVGEMMSVDCVKLLQSTPVLKATEMMLEAKCHTALIVTEAQELSGILSLRDLSQVMLTQAEEVQQLLVADVCTTDVLHAYPHESLADVYKRMLARDLYLLPVVSKENCQEILGVIDKPLINLATDLNLTTSAMISLKKVNPYVTN is encoded by the coding sequence ATGAGTACCAAGACACCCTCTTCACCCCATATTTTAGTAACATCTACCCTGAAATCATTTTCTCTTTCTTATCGTTTAACTCAATTACTCAATCAGTTACAACCTTCACCAGAAATCATTTTTTTTATCTCAGCTTTTCTGATTGGGGGTATTTCGGGTTTAGGGTTAGTAATCTTCTCTGTTTTAATTGAGGTTTTTCAAAATCTTAGTTTTAACGTCTTACTGAGTTATTTATCAGTCTTAGGTTATGGTACTTTAGTGTTGATTCCTATTTTAGGAGGAGCGATCGTTGGTTTACTCTATTGGCTCTATCCTAATTTTAATAACTATAACTGTCTCAAAGACAATTTAACTCAAGTTTCACCCCAATTAATCTTGACTAAATGTTTAGGGGCTGCTATTTCTTTAGGTACAGGTGCTTCTTTAGGTCCTGAAGGACCTTCGGTAGAGATTGGTGGTAATGTAGGTTTATTATTAGCCCAATTATTGCGTGTATCCCAAAAACGGGCACAGTTGTTAATGAGTGCTGGTGCTGCTGCTGGTTTTGCTGCTGGGTTTAATGCACCTATTGCGGGAGTATTTTTTGCTTTAGAAAGAGTCTTAGGAACAAGTTTCACTACTCCTGCAGCTAGTATTATTATGCTAGCTGCGGTGGTAGCGGCGACTATCTCGCGAGTTTTTTTAGGGATTCACCCTGGTTTAATTTTACCTACCTATCAAGTACTTAATCAATGGGAATTTTTCCTTTATTTAGGTTTAGGTGTTTTGGCTGGTTTTCTATCTTTAGTTTATACTCAGAGTATTAAATTTGCCAAAGTTCGGTTTCAAAATTTAAAGCATCTACCCCTATGGCTAAAACCAATGCTAGGTGGAGTTAGTGTTGGTTTAGCTGGTTTATTTTTACCACAGGTGTTAGGTATAGGTTATGGTACTTTGGAAGTTATCTTATCTGGAACTAATTTTTCTATTCCCTATTTGGGAACTATTTTAACGGTTAAATTATTAGTAACGGTTATTTGTCTCGGGAGTGGTTTAGTTGGGGGTATTTTTGCTCCTGCTTTGTTTTTGGGTGCTTGTTTAGGGGCAATTTATGGTCAAGTCTTGGGGGTGATTTTACCTGGAGAAATGGGCATAATTGCTCCTCCTGCTGCTTATGCTATGGTGGGGATGGCTGCTCTATTAGCAGGTAGTGTTAAAGCACCTTTGACAGCGATTATTTTATTGTTTGAATTGACGCAAAATTACTTGATTATTTTACCTCTGATGGCTGCGGTAGGTACGAGTATTTGGATTGTCTATCTAGTGGAAGCTCAACCTATGGTACAAACTCTTAATTTTCCAGAAATGGGTATTAATCTGAATCAGGATACTGAGTTAGATATCTTAAAAAATGTTTCTGTAGGAGAAATGATGAGTGTTGATTGTGTAAAACTATTGCAGTCAACCCCTGTTTTAAAAGCTACCGAAATGATGTTGGAGGCTAAATGTCATACGGCTTTAATCGTTACTGAAGCTCAAGAATTGTCGGGTATTCTTAGTTTAAGAGATTTATCTCAAGTTATGCTCACACAAGCAGAAGAAGTGCAACAGTTATTAGTAGCTGATGTGTGCACAACTGATGTTCTCCACGCTTACCCTCATGAGTCTCTAGCTGATGTGTATAAACGTATGCTCGCTCGTGATTTATATTTACTCCCTGTGGTGTCAAAGGAGAATTGCCAAGAAATTTTAGGGGTAATTGATAAACCTTTAATTAATTTAGCTACTGACCTAAATTTAACTACATCAGCTATGATAAGTTTAAAAAAAGTTAATCCTTATGTCACGAACTAA